GACCATCTTTACCAAGCATCATACCGAATGCATGGTGTTCTAAACTGACTGATTCTGGTACATAGCCTGCTTTACGAACAATCGTCCAAGCTTGCATTAGGTGTTGATGTTGACGTGAGTCGATGAAGTACAATACGCGGTCTGCACCGAGTGTTTCATAACGGTATTTTGCGCAGGCAATATCAGTGGTTGTGTAGAGGTAACCACCGTCGCGTTTTTGAATAATAACGCCCATAGGGTCGCCATCTTTGTTTTTGTATTCATCAAGGAATACAACTTGAGCGCCTTCTGATTCATGTGCTAACCCTTTTTCTTTAAGGTCTGCAACAATGCCAGGAAGCATGTCGTTGTACATGCTCTCGCCCATTACGTTTTCACGAGTCAGTGATACATTGAGGCGATCGTAGTTGCGCTGGTTTTGTACCATAGTGATATCAACCAGTTTCTTCCACATGTCTAAACAGTATTGATCGCCGCCTTGCAGTTTTACGACGTAGTTACGCGCTTTCACTGCAAACTCTTCGTCTTCGTCGTACAGCTTCTTAGATTCGCGGTAGAAGGCTTCAAGATCAGACAGCTCCATTGAAACTTCACCGCTCTCTTTTTGCACACGCTCTAGGTTGGCAATCAACATACCAAATTGTGTACCCCAGTCACCGATGTGGTTAGCACGGATAACTTTGTTTCCTAAAAATTCAAGGGTACGAACAACAGCATCACCAATGATGGTTGAGCGAAGGTGACCAACGTGCATTTCTTTTGCTACGTTTGGTGCAGAGTAATCAGCAACGATAGTTTGTGGGGCTGATTGAGCAACGCCCAAGCGTGCGTCAGCGAGTGCTTGCTGTGCTTGAGTTGCTAAGTAGTCTTCACTTAGGAAAATGTTAATAAATCCAGGGCCTGCAATTTCAGTTTTGCTTGCGATGCCATCAAGATCTAAAACGTCCAAGACTTTTTGCGCAAATTCGCGAGGGTTAGTGCCTAATTTTTTGGCCGCGCCCATGACACCGTTAGCTTGGTAGTCACCAAACTGTGGTTTTGCTGATTGGCGTACTGCAGCTGGAGTGCCTGCTGGTGCGCCTGCGGCTTCGAGAGCCTGAGAAACTTTGTCATTAATCAGTGCTTGGATATTCACACGCTTTTCCTTCAATTCCGGGAATTGGCTGGGTATACGTTACTTTACTGAGTTTTTAACGAGTGAACGTGATGTTTTAGTCGATAAAATGACGTTAACACTTCGTAGTTATGGGCTGTTTAAGCGCTAGTCAGTAGCCAAATGCCTGAGGCATTTGGGAAAGTGTTCGTATATCTCAATCTGGTTCATAAATTGGCGCACATGATAGCAATTTTATTGTCAGTCTTATAGTGAGTAATTTAGTTAAATTTCTACTTTTCAGCCAATTCCTGCTACTATCGCCGAAAAAACAGCGCGATGGACTCTATTTTATGTCTACACCACTTATTCAAGCAGGCCTAGCACCTCATCAGATGTTGTCTCGTTTAGACAGTTTTATCGAGAAAATTGCCGCCTTTTCTGGTCATATAAAGTTTGATTTCCTTCCTTATCAAATGGATCACATTGCTTTGCGTATTAACGATGTGCAATTGGCTCAATCAGCACGAGAAGAATGGGGGGAATATGGGCAGGAAATTTCGGCAGCGCAGATTAATGGTCGTCCGATTGTGGTATTCAAGTTTTTCCAGCCAATACAGACAAAAGAATGGCGAATAGAATGTTTAGAGTTACCTTTCCCAGCGCAAGGGAAAGTGTATCCAACTCAAGATTGGGAGCATGTCGAGTTTGTAGTGCCCTCTGATGCTCAAACAGCCGAAGCCTATCTCAATGATCTTTTTAAACGCTTTCCCGAATTTGCAAAGTGCTGGCCAGAACTCGAGGCAAAAAGCATTAAAACAAAACTCTCGAGCCCTAAAGGTGAGGGAGAGCGCTTGGCAAACCCGACCGTCGCTTTCAAATGGCAAGAGGTGACCATAAAGCTTCACCCCCATCCATTAAAACGAGTTATTGAATCCGAAAGTTAACCGATATCGTAGGCTTTCGGGCGCAGTTGAAATTCATCAATTGATCCCACTTCTTGACCCGAGGTTAATGGCTCTTCATCCTGATGAGCGTTACCTTGGGTGTGCATAATCAACCGGTTAGCTTTACGCGGTTTGAGCTCATTCATGACAAAGCGCAACATGTCACTACGAGTGAGTGTTTTGAGTTCTTCCAGTACTTGTTCACGTTGTTTGAATTCCCAATCTTTGTTGCCAATGGCAACCCAAAAGCGTTGAGCTCGTGAACGCAAAGTTTGGTCTGGGCTGGCTATCTGATTCCAAAGCCCTCGTTTACTACTGTGCCACTCATATTCACTTAACTCTAATAGTACTAGATGCAATGCATTTAAAAACTCGTCAATAGCAAACAGGAGATCGGCTGGCCCGACATTGGGGGATTGAACATAAAGGACAATTCCGGGGTGTCGGTTTAATGGCATGTTTCCGGTGCCTACCATATATCCAAGCTGCTGTTTGGTTCTAATCTCATTAAAAAATGCGGCAGACATCAGATGGTTTGCCAATGAATACAAGGCGATACTGCGTGGATCCATAGAGCCTGACTGATAGTAAACCACAATAGCGGAATCTTCTTGATGGCAATGCACTTCCCGTTGGAAAGAACCATTGTTACCCAACATCACGAGTGGACGTAACGATTCTTCATACGTTTGATCTTTAACACGCAACGCATTTTTCAGTGATTCACCCATATGCAGCGCATCTTCTTTGCGCCAATCACCAAACACAAACATTTCAATGTGCAATTCCGCCAATATTTTATCGACAAAAGCTTCTAGTTCCGTAACTTGAATATCTTCAAGTGCCGCTAAAAGAGTCGCGTACGGTGGATTGTTGGGTTGCAACAACCCCGTCATAGCATTGAATAATTGTGAAATGGGACGGTCATGCGCCGCATTACGCCAGTTACGTTGTAGCTGGGCTTTAATAGGAGCAAAGCGTTGTTCACGAAAATGTCGGTTGGCAAATTTATCCAAGATCATTTTCATTAACTGCGGCTGTTTCTGACTAAACCCTGATATTGAAAGCGTGACACCACCTTGATGAGCGTAAATGTTATAACCCATGCCGGCGATTTCAGCTTGGTACGTCTCTTTCGTTAGGGAGTCCAAAAACATTTCTACACACAGACGTGTCATAACAATATGACGGGGGTTAGCGACAGAGTGCGGACTATCAATAGCGATATAAATGACGCCCTTAGGGACCGGAAATTGTTGATCCTGCATGTGCCAAAGGCGAAAACCAGGCAACTCTTCGATAATTTCTGGATGTTGCTGCTCCGAACTCAGTGGTTTCGGCGCGAGGTCGTAACAAATAAATGGGTTAGGCGCTGGCAGTTCAATCGGTAAATCACGGATTGGCTGTTGCCATTGCATACGTTGGGCACCGCTAAATGGACGAACTGAATAAGGGGTAAAGTACCAATCGGCGGTTTGGTTATATTCCAGCCCTTGAGCAATGAGTGTTGCCCGTAAATTATCGGGTGAAAAGTATGTCAGTAAAGAGCGCTGAAGGGCTTCATCATAGCCCGCCATCATGTAATCACCGTAAATGGTATCGTCAGGAGCGTAATGTTGCATATTGACCACTAAGTGACTGACTAAATCCATTGGACGTGATGTTTCCTGGAATTGAAATGCAGACTCCAGCACTGCGCGTTTTTCTTTATAACGCCAATCAGATAAGCCTTGTTCGCCAATCAACTTGAGAGTCTGAAATAGTGACTGAATAATCTCATCAACATGTTGCACCCCTTCTTCTGTCAGTGAACAACCCACTGAAAACTCACGGTAGTTGCTACCACTGGTACCACCTCCGGCAGATAGGGCGGTAATCCATCCTTTGTCTTTCAGTGCGAGCATAAGACTGCCATCACCTTCATAGCCTAACAAATGCGCAAAGTAGGAGAGGGGTTTAATTTGATAATGAGATTCTGTTCCTGGAAGAGGAAAGCTTAAAATAAGCTTGCGTATTTCCTTAAGCGGCTCTACTTGAATGAGTATGCCTGTTTGTTCTTCAGTAACAAACGGTTCTGTAATCTGTTTGGTGTTTTGATGGTGATTAGGAATGGTCGCGAAACCTTCATTGACCCATTGTTCCATTTCATCAAGACTGTGCGGCCCGATCATTGCCAAAGTCATGATATCGGCAGAATAATGACGTTGGTGAAAGTGGATGATTTCATCGCGGATGTTTGAACCTTCACGATCGCCCAGTGTGTCAATGTTGCCCACTGAAAATTTAGCAAATGGATGGGCAGGGTTGCAGGTTTCTTTTTGTACCTGATATAGACGACGGGCATCGTCATTTATCTTCATTTTGTATTCTGAATCAACAGCTTGTCGTTCTTTGTCTAAAGCTTCTTCATTAAATAATGGGCAAGTGAAAAATTGGCTAAAACGATCGAGAGCTTTATCAAATGCGTTGGGAGTGACGTCAAAGAAAAAACAGGTATGTTCTGTTCCCGTCCAAGCATTGTTAGTGCCACCGTGTTGGTTTATAAAATTTTGGAAATCGCCGACACGAGGGTACTTCTCTGTTCCCAAAAACAGCATGTGCTCAAGATAATGCGCTAACCCTTCCCGATCTGTTGGATCGTCAAAATGCCCCACATTGACAGCTAAAGCTGCTGATGAACGTTGCGCATCATCACTGTGGATAAGGAGTGCGCGTAATCCGTTCTCTAGCGTAAGGTACCGATAGGTATTGTTGTCATTTGGGCTAATGTGCACGTGGACTCTCCGAAGCGACATTGAGATGTAAAGTATGGTTATCACACCATGAGGCGCAAATTCTAAACAAGCAATCTGCAAACGGCATAACTCTTCAGTGATTCCATTTTGTCAGATAAGTACGGATTTATGTCGTATCTCACAATCAGTTAAGTATATACCTAAATAACGTTAACTTGCAGAATTCAGAGCGCCATCAATGGGTTTCTGTACCAATAAGATAATGGCGAGAAACCGGTTGTTGCTCTATGGTTGAAACCTGTATTTTGAGTCATTAAAGTGGAGATATAAACGAAATAAAACAGAATCAAGAGATTGCTTAGTGGCTACATTTTAACGGTTTAGCACCATTTTTAACAGAGTGTTAAGGGCGTCTGATTCTTCATATTTGTTGCTGTTATAATCCCCAATTCCTTTT
This DNA window, taken from Vibrio nitrifigilis, encodes the following:
- a CDS encoding VOC family protein; the encoded protein is MSTPLIQAGLAPHQMLSRLDSFIEKIAAFSGHIKFDFLPYQMDHIALRINDVQLAQSAREEWGEYGQEISAAQINGRPIVVFKFFQPIQTKEWRIECLELPFPAQGKVYPTQDWEHVEFVVPSDAQTAEAYLNDLFKRFPEFAKCWPELEAKSIKTKLSSPKGEGERLANPTVAFKWQEVTIKLHPHPLKRVIESES
- the argS gene encoding arginine--tRNA ligase, with protein sequence MNIQALINDKVSQALEAAGAPAGTPAAVRQSAKPQFGDYQANGVMGAAKKLGTNPREFAQKVLDVLDLDGIASKTEIAGPGFINIFLSEDYLATQAQQALADARLGVAQSAPQTIVADYSAPNVAKEMHVGHLRSTIIGDAVVRTLEFLGNKVIRANHIGDWGTQFGMLIANLERVQKESGEVSMELSDLEAFYRESKKLYDEDEEFAVKARNYVVKLQGGDQYCLDMWKKLVDITMVQNQRNYDRLNVSLTRENVMGESMYNDMLPGIVADLKEKGLAHESEGAQVVFLDEYKNKDGDPMGVIIQKRDGGYLYTTTDIACAKYRYETLGADRVLYFIDSRQHQHLMQAWTIVRKAGYVPESVSLEHHAFGMMLGKDGRPFKTRAGGTVRLAALLDEAEQRAAKLIEEKNSEWSAEEKANIAKTVAMAAVKYADLSKHRTTDYVFDWDNMLAFEGNTAPYMQYAYTRVASIFSKAGVSMDNLSGSIQITDDKEKALVAKLLQFEEAVQAVAREGQPHLLCAYLFELAGQFSSFYEACPILSAEDNVKNSRLQLAALTAKTIKQGLALLGINTLERM
- a CDS encoding insulinase family protein — encoded protein: MHISPNDNNTYRYLTLENGLRALLIHSDDAQRSSAALAVNVGHFDDPTDREGLAHYLEHMLFLGTEKYPRVGDFQNFINQHGGTNNAWTGTEHTCFFFDVTPNAFDKALDRFSQFFTCPLFNEEALDKERQAVDSEYKMKINDDARRLYQVQKETCNPAHPFAKFSVGNIDTLGDREGSNIRDEIIHFHQRHYSADIMTLAMIGPHSLDEMEQWVNEGFATIPNHHQNTKQITEPFVTEEQTGILIQVEPLKEIRKLILSFPLPGTESHYQIKPLSYFAHLLGYEGDGSLMLALKDKGWITALSAGGGTSGSNYREFSVGCSLTEEGVQHVDEIIQSLFQTLKLIGEQGLSDWRYKEKRAVLESAFQFQETSRPMDLVSHLVVNMQHYAPDDTIYGDYMMAGYDEALQRSLLTYFSPDNLRATLIAQGLEYNQTADWYFTPYSVRPFSGAQRMQWQQPIRDLPIELPAPNPFICYDLAPKPLSSEQQHPEIIEELPGFRLWHMQDQQFPVPKGVIYIAIDSPHSVANPRHIVMTRLCVEMFLDSLTKETYQAEIAGMGYNIYAHQGGVTLSISGFSQKQPQLMKMILDKFANRHFREQRFAPIKAQLQRNWRNAAHDRPISQLFNAMTGLLQPNNPPYATLLAALEDIQVTELEAFVDKILAELHIEMFVFGDWRKEDALHMGESLKNALRVKDQTYEESLRPLVMLGNNGSFQREVHCHQEDSAIVVYYQSGSMDPRSIALYSLANHLMSAAFFNEIRTKQQLGYMVGTGNMPLNRHPGIVLYVQSPNVGPADLLFAIDEFLNALHLVLLELSEYEWHSSKRGLWNQIASPDQTLRSRAQRFWVAIGNKDWEFKQREQVLEELKTLTRSDMLRFVMNELKPRKANRLIMHTQGNAHQDEEPLTSGQEVGSIDEFQLRPKAYDIG